The sequence AGGTGAGTAATTACTCTAGAGCTTTGCCTTCCAGGAGCTAAGACGCTAACCTGGGGAGGTAAACTCTGTATCAGCAGGGTCAActgctcttccctttcctcactggtGAACTGTGAATCATCTTGTCCAGCACCTTCATTCTCACATTGGTGCCTGAGGCTCCAGGGGGAATGTGAAATGCTCAAGGTCACGTAGGTGGTGGGTGGCACAGTGCAGATCAAATCCAGGTTTCTTACTTCAGAGGTCAGTGGAGTCatcttggtttttatttctatggtTCTACTGTGTTATTAGGACAAGTGTAATGTACTTGCTAAGAGTACTTTCAAGTCTTCATGAAAAGATTCTGCGCTGGTCGATAACTGTCAGATCTCAGCTGGACCTGGCATATGGAAACATGAGATGATTTCTATTTTGACCCAATCACAATATACTTACATTATCACCTTAGAATCAGTGCAGGCTTCATGATTAGATCTTGCTATCATTAAGGAAGATTTTGTATCCCGTGACCACTTGGGGAAACAGAGGAGGGAGAACAGTCTTGTGAGGGAAAGAAGATACTGTTTTAGGGGCAGCACAATAATATAATGGATTTTAAACTTTCTGGAGAAATGCACATAGATAAGGCATTATTATATCAGTAGCCATCCTTGTGGCTTCATTTTCCTCCCTCTAAACAGGAACAACTCGTCATTCATTTagtctttcatttccttcaaaacAACATTTCTCCTTTAAAACTGTATCTCAGCTTTTATAAGAAAAGAGATCcaagcaaaagaataaataacaaaaagtgAGGAGGTTGAGCTCAAAGCTTATTAAAAGGTCCTCCTTTTTGAATGAGTCACATGCCCTGCCGTACCCTAGCGACCTATTAAACAGTGACCATAAGCTGGAAGCTCTGCTCCAATTAAATAATCAGAGCTTCAGTGATGACTCTTGCTTGCTTCTCCTTATTATTGTTTTTGAGCCTCAAATGTGCTTTATAGTGTAAATATCCTTACAGTGTAGATGTTAAAAAGGAAAGTAGTAGCAATAGCAGGAAAGCTTGCTTTCCTTAGAAGCAAACCTGCAGGAGCTCAGGTTTCAGCCTGAACATTTGTGTTTACTCCCTCATTTTCCACTCCTCTCTGCTGGAGCTGCACACCTCCATAATGTGACTTGCTCACCACATCCAGGCTGGAGTCGAACAAACCCTTACTTCCTCAGGTTCTTCTCCATTGCTCTGCTAGCAGTGAGGCAGATGGAAGTAGCAACTACCCTCCAGAAGGTGGCGCACAACAAGCAAGTGCTATATTTCACCGTTCACTGCTTGCTCTCCAATACCTAAAACTTACTCAGAGAATAGTCAAGTTTTGAATGTGTTTCTGCTGAAGATACCTAAGTGTTCCTTTGGTCAAAATGACAGGTTTACAGAAGAGGCTCCGCAGGTAGACTGAAGGGTCAGAATTCCAGTTACTGATGAAGGAGGCTGTGCTCCAGGTTTTGCAGTAAGTCGTaggcagaagcagaagcagaatcTCATTTTCCTGAGAGTTCTTGCCAGCTTCAACTCCTATATCCTAAATAAATTACCCCTGCCCCTTTACTAGTGATGAGCCCTTTGAACTGTACCATTAGGGTATCTTCTAAAGAGAGCTCtgtatcattattctttttttttttttgccctcttCTGTGCAGTGCAAAAGATATGAAACATCGGCTCGGTTTCTTGCTGCAGAAGTCTGATTCCTGTGAACATAATTCTTCCCACAGCAAGAGGGACAAAGTGGTGATTTGTCAGAGGTAAGAGAAAAGGCCTTGGCAAAGAGCCACTGCGTATTAACTATCTGATGACAGAGATGTTCtgtaaggagaaaaagaagtgatGTCCCTAGTTGACCTAGATTTGGATCATGATGGCCTCCATTTCCATGGAGATCACGTTTGCATTTGAAATTTCCATACATCTAGTGGAAAGACGGCCCTGTGCAATGACAGGTCTCAGCGTAatgatggaaaataaaatctCTGGGTTTTATTCAGGATCTTAAATGTTTTGCCCCCATTTTGTATCCTAGCATTCAGGTTATTCTTTCTCTGTAATGTCTCTAGGGTGAGCCAAGAGGAAGTCAAAAAGTGGGCTGAATCACTGGAAAACCTGATTAGTCATGAATGTAAGTATGACAGCTTCTCCCCCAACCTCCACTCCCTGAGATGAAGATATAGCACATTGGATAGACAAGTTATCTCATATTATGCCTGATCTCATAGGAATTACAGAAAGCCTTGGATTTCTTCTGCATTTCAGACTCAAGAAAATCAGCCTGCTTAAAATTTTACCAGATCCTAGAGCTTTGTGACATACAATAGAAAGCTCATACACAGTCCATGTGGAAAACCATCTCTTTCATCACATAGAAAATGGGTAGAGGAAAACCCCCAAATATTGAGATTTCTCACAGAATCGACCTCAGTTTCTCTTTCCCAAACTCACTTTGGCAATTGAGGGCAGCATAGGCATTTCAGAAACATAACGCTTTCTTGAAAGAGACTTCAAACATCTGACCTCCAGTGACCTCCCAAAAGGAGGAAATAGGGCACTGTTTGAACAGATGCCTTGTTCCCTCAAGCAGCCCAGCTTTATCTGCAATACGGTGCCCACGAGGGCAGTCACTGTGATGACAACAGTGGTTCTTTCTCCTCTGTCACAGGTGGACTGGCCGCTTTCAAAGCTTTCTTGAAGTCTGAATACAGTGAGGAGAACATTGACTTCTGGATCAGCTGTGAAGAGTACAAGAAAATCAAATCACCCTCTAAACTAAGTCCCAAGGCCAAAAAGATCTATAATGAATTCATCTCCGTCCAGGCAACGAAAGAGGTAGGTCTGCGTGGCAAAGAACTGTCTGCATCCTAGTGAAATTTTCTAGACATTCAATGGCATGGATCCTTAGACGATGTGAATTAAAGGTACAACAGTGAAGCAGGTTATTACAATCTTGACAACCCCAAATAAATAAGTTAAGTAAAAAGCTCTTTCATCCAGATGATCTCCCATCATGAATTTTTTTGGAGGAATATCCCAAGTTTGTGAGAAATCATTGAAGTTATTGCCCTACCCACCCTGAAGCAGTTGAACATTTTATGTTCTCTCACATGTGCCAGGGTCGAGCTGAATGTCCTTTTTTTCACTTCTGGGGTATAGAGAGTGCACACAGTACAAAGCATGCAGCCTCCCATCCTTATGGGGTAAAATGTCTAATGAAGCCTTGGACTCTGGCCCTTAGGTAAACCTGGACTCTTGCACCAGGGAGGAGACAAGTCGTAACATGCTGGAGCCTACGATAACCTGCTTTGATGAGGCTCAGAAGAAGATTTTCAACCTGATGGAAAAGGATTCATACCGCCGCTTCCTCAAGTCCCGATTCTATCTTGATCTGGCCAACCTTTCCAGCTGTGGGTCAGAGAAGCAGAAAGGAGCCAAAAGTTCTACAGACTGTCCTTCCCTGGTGCCCCAGTGTGCCTAATTCTTGCTCAGTGGTGGAGGCCGAAATGCCAAGACTCTATGCCTGGAAAACCTGAGGCCAAATATTGATCTGTATTAAGCATCAGTGCTTTCTTCACATTGTAGCCTAGTGTTCATGCTGCTGGCTATGTGTGAGTCACTCCCATACAAAAACTAGATTTTGTTTTGGTGTTCTGGTGTTCATCAGGGCAGGACCTCATTCCAGTCCAATTTTCCCAAATTCCTTTTAGGGTGCCATGTGAGCAAGTATCCAGATAATGGCCTTGTGGGTCTGGATTTTCTCTCCTGCCAACAGTGTGACCTCAGGTTGGTTGGTTGGTGGTTGGGACACTTCATGTGACATCCACAGGCACATGTGTTCTGTTAACCAGCACTTTCTCCAAACTCGAGATGTTTAGATGAGGttgatctattttatgtacatatgtgtgtgcatgtgtgtgtgtctatgtatatatatatatatatatacacatgtacatatgtacatacacacattctgtatatatgtatgtagatatacatacatatatatttttgcaagAATGGCAGGAAAGACCCTAGGTGCTCATAACTAgagtgtgtgtacatacatacatgcgTGTTCTGATCCCCAGTCTTTCACTCTGCAACTGAACAGGGCAAACTAAACCAGCTGCCCTGCAGGCTAAGAAAGGAATGCTAACCTGTGCAAAGTTGATTCTGTAAAACTCCATGAGTTTTGCTAGAGAAACATCCCAGGGATTTCATGCTTAGTTTGACCACCGACAGCCTCCAAGTTGGACAGTATCCTAAGGCGCAAACGTAAAGAATCTTATGCCTGCCTGACATAGGGCTGTCTTTAGCTGGTTATCACTAATGGCACTTTTGAGTCCCCAAGCTGCTGGCCTCCCCTTCCTTACTTGGATGCTTGGTGCGTAATAGTGGGAGCCAGATTGGTATGGAGTTGGAGATGAGGTGCTtgaacagaatgaagaaacttAGGCAGGGCCTCGCCAGCTCTACCTACTATAAGATGCCGGCTGAGTAAGGGCACAGGATTTAAAGATTAATATTCTTATCCCctactcttttttcctctcttgattAAGGTGctcttctcattttgattttcCCTGAGAACTTTAGCCATCAGATGAGGCTCCTTAGTTCACTGTGGTCGTTTGTTTCCCCATAATGGCTCTAGGCTATTTGCCTATTCCTTATAAACCAGCATCAGGGGAGAGATTCTATTTTTTAAGGGGGGAACATGTTTTCACAAACTGAAAAGCCCTCATAAGTTTCTTTTTTGAAGGTAGAATCTGGTTCATTCCATCCCAAACATCAGGACTCACAGACTGAAGGCATTTCTTTCTAGGCTCTGagatgaaatgagagagaaaagaaaaaaaaaaaggaaaaacggaTACCAATTTTTAGAACTACTGTTTAGAACTTTTCTCAAGGCAGATGCAATACTTGAAAATGTCTCCTTTATGTTATTTATGATGTTTTGTAcagtgtttttattactgtatcgTTTTATAAATGGAGGTGCAGGATATCACCTGAATTATTAATGAATGGCCAGGAAgtaattttcttctcattcttttaaaactaCTGCCTTTGaagtgcacacacatgcatacctGAACACTGAAAGGATTTTTCCAGTATAAATTACATGCATGGGCACCTCTGTGGCTTTTAAGCCAATAGATGTAATAGGCTGCAAAATGAAGACACCGGAGTGTGTGTATACAAATCTCAATGTATTAAATGTATAGGTTTTCTCAGTTGTACACTTTTTGTCTCTCTGGCAGTCTTGCTTTCAGTGTCCCCAGAGTTCCTCATCAGCGCCCCTTTCTGTTATATGCAGTTCCACACTTTGTCTCTAGTTAACTCCAGGATCCAAACGTGGTAACTCTATTGGTCTTGCCCTATTAGAACTGTTATGACTTTCAGATTGTATCTGTACTCACAGACTTCTGTCTCACCAATAGGTCTGGAAAGTCATTCTGAATgagaagtaaattattttatgtaatactTTTCTCAAGTGTGTTTTTCCATTGTATTTCCCCCTTATTTCGTCACTCTTTGGCATGCTGAGCTTACTGCTTGTGGTCCATGGACAGAATACTCCTTCCATATGCATGCCTATTTTGATCATCATGTGCTTTAAAGGCCTCAGAGCAGATGCTTCCAGTGAAACACACGCATCTTAATAATAAGGGTCAATAAATGCTTCATAAAAAACTATCTGCTTGTAAACACATTAATCATCCACAGAGGCATGTTATGAGAAATAGCAGGGTGTGGAGTGATTATAGAAAATGACTCAGACCCAGTTTTTATCTCTCTCATGCCAGCTCTGGGAAAGAAATCAGCAAAAGAATATTGTATATTCTTTGGTTCCTGCCACTGCTCTGCCTGCCTTGAGTCACAGAACCAAGGCAGTCTTCGGAGACTTTGCTGAACAGATTTGGTGGGTTACTGGCAGGTCCTTAGTAAGTTTTCAAGGGATAGGGTTCACCTTCCAGAGCAGCGCTTCCTCTACTTCCAATTACCTGCCTGACTGAGAGAAGATGGGAACAGTAGGAGactgaggaggaggaagggagatacAGATGGCTGAGAGACGGATCCCTGCCAAAGCTTCTCCGAATCCTTTTTCcttttacaaattcttttccctAGAAAAGATGTCATAAAACATTCACATTCACAGTCATGGGTACTATGTCTATTATGTCATGAGACGCCCACTTCTGTCATGTTTACAAGGTGTTAGGAACAGAGTGTCTTAAACTATTTTGAGGAACAGATCCTCTTAAGGATCTGATGGAAACTGTGGACCGTTTCCtgagaaaaatacacaaagaaatccaaattcttcacagatatttaaaagaaactcTTACAACTCCACCTCAAAATGCACAAAACTGTCATCTCTCTCACACACTAGACGTGTGTCAGACTCTCACAGAGAGTGTGCTGttgcagctcatacaactcaacatccaaaaaacagacaacccagttaaataatgggcagaggatctgaacagacatttttccaaagaagacatacagatggccaacagacccatgaaaagatgctcaacatcactcatgatcatggagatgcaaatcaaaaccatgagatatcacctctcacctgtcaaaatggctattaacaaaaagataacaaataacaaatgttagtgaggatgtggagaaaagggaaccctcgtgcactgttggtgggaatgcaaattggtgcagccaaaatggaaaacagtatggaggttcctcaaagaattaaaaatagaattatcatacaatccagcaattccacttccgggtatttttctaaagaaaaaaaaccccattaATTCAAAAACATGTatgaacccctatgttcattgtagcattattaacagtagccaaatatggaagcaacctaagtgcccattaataaatggatggataaagaagatgtggtatataaatataaaatggaatgttactcagccataaaaaagaatgacatcttggcatttacaacaacatggatggacctagagggtgcTACGTTAAGTGAAATACGTCagacagaaaaatacaatttcacttatatgtagaatctaaaaaacaaaacaaatgaacaaacataacaaaacagaaacagagccatagttgcagagaacaaacaggtggttgtcaGAGGAGAGGGTTGTGGGgaaatgagtgaaataggtgagggaattaagaggtaccaacttctagttacaaaataaatgagtcatgagtcagtcatggggatgaaatgtatagtgtggggaatatagtctagaataatgtaacatttttgtatggtgacaaaggtggtcaaaaggtacaaactttcctttataagataaataagtaccagagacataatgtacaacatgattaatataaggaacactgctgtatgttacatatgaaagttggtgagagtaaatcctgagttctcatcacaagaaaatttttttttatttggtatctatataagatgatggatattcactaaacttattgtggtaatcatttcatgatgtatgtaagttaatccttatgctgtacaccttaaacttaaaaaaaaagtgctgtatgtcatttatatctcaataaaactggaagaaaaaaatacataatcatgtatgtatatgtatgtaaatatcgATAATTTCCAttgttcacttaaaaaatatcatGAACATTTTCCCAAGGGTATAGCTATCtaccaattatttttaatatagattCATTACATTCCATAGTTTAAATGTACCATATTTGATTCAAGAAGTTTTTACTGACTTGTAAttgataaaaatacatttttaacaatTAACTTACATTAACAATATATGTTATCAATAGTAGACATCCTTGTACTCTATCCTTATGTATTGGTATGTTCTGGGATGGATTCCCAGAAGAAGGGTAGGATCACTGAGATAACGAGTAAGTACATTTTAGGTGCTAAAAATTCACATTCTTATGAACAGTATAAAAGAATGTCAATTACCCCGTATCCTTACTAGCTTTAGATAATTCCTTTCAGATTTACCAACGTGATGGGGTAAAGATGACATCTTAATGTTTTCACTTGTGTTATCCTGACCAGCCATGAAGTTGagcatatttataaattttcacTGGCCATATCTCCATTTTGCCTACTGTTCATATCCTTTCCAAattgtttgggttttctttttattaatatgctaaagcactttacatgaaatttatattagttttctgtctaccatatttttgaaaatatttttttgcttctgtttacGGTGTCTTTTGCACATgagaatattttactttttataaaacaaTCTGTCAATCTTTGTTTTATGGATAAAAGTTGCTTACCAAGATTACAAAGACCAATTCATCAGGGTATTTTACTAATATTCTTCTATGTTTTatcctaatatttttaaattagattgtttttagttttatgtatgttaatatatttggaatttttaaaaaaaatgtattgaagtatagttgatttacaatgttgagttagtttcaggtgtacagcaaagtgaatcagttgtacatacactatatccactcttttttagatttatatttcccatataggccattaaagAGGCCTTTAAACTACGTGATGACCAACTAAATTGTTCATCATCAAAACCTATTGTTGTGATATGTATTGCTTTGCTTCTCTGATGTCTAGATGTTACATAAAAATATggcatgagaaaagaaaatactgggTTTTGTCCTTTTTGTAatatagaaaagaggaaaatttgaGGGAGATGACTAAGGAAGTGTTCACCTAGAAAAAGAGTCCAGTGTTTTAGAGTTTGTATGCAAAATTATAATAAGAGCTGGGGCCAGGGACTTCTTAGTCACATCAGTGGAGGTAAACAATGCCTGGAGAAAGAACTGGGTTTCCAAAAGAAACCTAAAATTTAATAGTAGCATCTTACATTATGGCATGCTTATTAATTGCCAAGTCTATGCTGAGTGTttcacatgatctcatttaacccttagAACAAAACTCTGAAGTAGATGTGCTTAGTATCTTTCCATTGTGGATGGGGAAAATGTGATATAGGAAAGTCCAGAAATTTACACATGATCATATACCAAAGAAGTGGTAGACTtcacactgtttgcagatgacatgatactatacatagagaatcctaaagatgccaccagaaaactactagagctaatcaatgaatttggtaaagttgca comes from Delphinus delphis chromosome 1, mDelDel1.2, whole genome shotgun sequence and encodes:
- the RGS4 gene encoding regulator of G-protein signaling 4, whose amino-acid sequence is MCKGLAGLPASCLRSAKDMKHRLGFLLQKSDSCEHNSSHSKRDKVVICQRVSQEEVKKWAESLENLISHECGLAAFKAFLKSEYSEENIDFWISCEEYKKIKSPSKLSPKAKKIYNEFISVQATKEVNLDSCTREETSRNMLEPTITCFDEAQKKIFNLMEKDSYRRFLKSRFYLDLANLSSCGSEKQKGAKSSTDCPSLVPQCA